The Mycolicibacterium mageritense genome contains a region encoding:
- a CDS encoding NAD(P)-dependent alcohol dehydrogenase → MRLTTGWQSQDPASNALTRVSIERRDLRPDDVAIRVDYCGVCHSDLHRIHGMLGEKNLVPGHEFTGVITATGTAVTRFAVGDAVAVGTIVDSCGECAMCSVGQENYCSLGAVSTYGGQENLPGGYSREYVVREKFTFGLPDGLDPVSAGPLMCAGISVWEPMLAAGVRSGTRMAVAGLGGLGHLAVKLGVALGAEVTVLSGSAEKIDDARALGAAGLIVTTDDAAMAQAAGRFDFIMDTIPADHDLSSLLRLLWLDGTLCVVGNPLMTGPRLLELSQGRKRLTASGTGGLPRTAELLHFCAEHNVAPQVEVLPSSRAQEALDRLAVGDVRYRFVLDLADLDNPVGQATARIQ, encoded by the coding sequence ATGAGACTCACCACGGGTTGGCAGAGTCAAGACCCGGCCAGCAATGCACTCACGCGAGTGTCGATCGAGCGCCGCGACCTGCGCCCCGACGATGTCGCGATCCGGGTCGACTACTGCGGCGTCTGCCACAGCGACCTGCACCGCATCCACGGGATGCTCGGGGAGAAGAACCTGGTGCCCGGCCATGAGTTCACCGGCGTAATCACCGCGACCGGCACTGCGGTGACGCGGTTCGCAGTCGGCGATGCTGTGGCGGTGGGCACGATCGTCGACTCGTGCGGCGAGTGTGCGATGTGCTCCGTCGGCCAGGAAAACTACTGCAGCCTCGGCGCGGTCAGCACTTATGGAGGTCAAGAGAACCTCCCGGGCGGCTACAGCCGCGAATACGTTGTGCGGGAGAAGTTCACCTTCGGGCTCCCTGATGGGCTCGATCCGGTTTCCGCGGGACCGCTGATGTGCGCCGGTATCTCGGTATGGGAGCCGATGCTCGCCGCCGGGGTCAGATCTGGCACGCGCATGGCCGTCGCCGGCCTCGGCGGACTCGGGCACCTGGCAGTCAAGCTGGGTGTCGCGCTCGGCGCTGAGGTCACCGTACTGAGTGGTTCGGCCGAAAAGATCGACGACGCAAGGGCACTGGGTGCAGCCGGCCTGATCGTCACCACCGACGACGCTGCAATGGCCCAAGCCGCCGGCCGTTTCGACTTCATCATGGACACCATCCCCGCAGACCACGACCTGTCGTCACTGCTCAGACTGCTCTGGCTCGACGGCACCCTGTGCGTGGTGGGTAACCCGCTGATGACCGGCCCCCGCCTGCTCGAACTGAGCCAGGGCCGCAAAAGGCTCACCGCATCGGGCACCGGCGGCCTGCCCCGAACTGCGGAACTGTTGCATTTCTGCGCCGAACACAACGTTGCGCCCCAAGTTGAGGTTCTGCCCTCGTCCAGAGCACAAGAAGCGCTGGACCGACTCGCCGTAGGAGACGTGAGGTATCGATTCGTCCTCGACCTCGCCGACCTCGACAACCCCGTCGGTCAGGCCACAGCGCGAATTCAGTGA
- a CDS encoding GNAT family N-acetyltransferase, translating into MRYAAMAWSITTQRLCLQLRDECDAEWNHELLGEHEGGTALSVDDVRRRLAEQRIRAFGNGIGLLTIRRRVDGEPLGYCGLIIGRCSLDEPEIAYELLKRFHGHGYATEAAHAVMGAAFATGRTRIWSTVGAWNAPSLRVLEKLGFDRHHETTDEVGRPLVYLVREAEKGDGLRVNRCEDPGIPADPAVRLRAATAADQAFVIEMARHACVIEDWPLPDPDDDEVLSMLPAPGEVPIIAEDLAGEPVGAVWTWHNDPPLRVDASGASVPELCIGVAPGRRGAGIGGMLLDALFARCAQTMDVMCTNVHLRNPARHLYRRKGFKLAGQGRGPLGVAMIKEFG; encoded by the coding sequence ATGCGGTACGCCGCGATGGCATGGTCGATCACCACCCAGCGCCTCTGCCTGCAATTGCGCGACGAATGCGATGCCGAGTGGAACCACGAGCTGCTCGGCGAGCACGAGGGCGGAACGGCACTGTCAGTGGACGATGTCCGGCGCCGTCTGGCCGAGCAGCGAATCCGCGCCTTCGGCAACGGCATCGGGCTGCTGACCATTCGACGTCGCGTCGATGGTGAACCGCTGGGATACTGCGGCCTGATCATCGGTCGATGCAGCCTCGACGAACCAGAGATCGCCTACGAATTGCTGAAACGGTTCCACGGTCACGGTTACGCGACCGAGGCTGCCCACGCGGTGATGGGTGCGGCGTTCGCAACGGGGCGCACCCGGATCTGGTCAACAGTCGGCGCATGGAACGCGCCGTCTCTACGGGTCTTGGAGAAACTAGGGTTTGACCGTCACCACGAGACCACCGACGAGGTAGGCCGGCCACTCGTATACCTGGTGCGAGAAGCGGAGAAAGGTGATGGGCTCCGGGTGAACCGCTGCGAGGATCCCGGCATCCCCGCCGACCCTGCGGTGCGGCTGCGTGCCGCGACTGCCGCCGATCAGGCGTTCGTCATCGAGATGGCCCGCCACGCGTGCGTCATCGAGGATTGGCCGCTGCCCGATCCGGATGACGACGAAGTCCTCAGCATGTTGCCGGCGCCAGGCGAGGTACCGATCATCGCCGAGGATCTGGCCGGTGAGCCGGTCGGAGCGGTGTGGACGTGGCATAACGATCCACCACTGCGTGTCGATGCCTCTGGTGCGTCTGTGCCGGAACTGTGCATCGGTGTCGCTCCCGGCCGGCGCGGAGCAGGTATCGGCGGCATGCTGTTGGACGCGTTGTTCGCCCGTTGCGCGCAGACCATGGATGTGATGTGCACCAACGTCCATTTGCGTAACCCCGCTCGACATCTCTACCGGCGCAAGGGTTTCAAGCTGGCCGGCCAAGGACGCGGGCCACTCGGCGTGGCGATGATCAAGGAATTCGGCTGA